The Saprospiraceae bacterium region CTCCACTGCTGTCCGGAAAATTCCAAAAAAAGCTATGGATACCATCCTGTATGGTGGAGACGACAGTTACCCAAATCCGAATCCAAACGGATGGTACGAAGATAGTTTTCATCTGGCCAGTGAAGGCCTGGTCAATATGTTGAAGAGGTGGTACCGCGAAACCAGTTCTGAAAAGATCAGGCGATTTGCAGAAGACTTTATGATCGTTACCGATTGTCCGGAGTGTAAGGGAAGCCGGCTTAAAAACGAGAGCCTGTTTTTTAAAATAGCGGACATGAATATCAGTCAGCTGGCACAGATGGATATTTCCGATCTGCACCAGTGGCTCGAAGGATTGGAATCGCGGCTCAGTGACAGGCAAAAAGTCATAGGCAAAGATATTTTAAAAGAAATCCGTGCACGCGTCGGATTTCTTTTGTACGTTGGCCTTGATTATCTTTCCCTGAACCGAACGGCCGTTAGTTTGTCGGGAGGTGAATCTCAGCGAACACGATTGGCAACACAAATTGGTTCGCAACTTACAGGGATCACCTACATTCTCGATGAACCCTCCATTGGTCTGCATCCCCGAGACAACCGCAGGCTCATTCAATCGCTGAGGGAACTGACTGACATTGGGAATACCGTCATTGTGGTAGAACACGATAAAGAGATCATGCAGGCTTCGGATTACATCATCGACCTGGGTCCGGGTGCGGGTGTTCATGGTGGACATATTGTCGCCGAAGGAAAACCGGATGCTTTTATTCAATTGCACTCCATCACCGCAGAATATCTGGCGGGAAGCCGAAATATCGAATTGCCTGGCAAAAGAAGAAAAGGCAATGGGAAGCAGCTTGTATTAAGAGGAGCGCGGGGAAACAACTTAAAAAACCTGAGTATTAAATTTCCTTTAGGAACTTTCATGTGCATCACGGGGGTTTCGGGAAGTGGTAAATCCTCGTTGATCAACGAAACGCTGTATCCCATATTGCGCGAACATTTTTACAACAGTTTGCAAAGGCCTCTGCCCTATGAAAGTATTGAAGGTCTTGAACATCTGGATAAGGTCATCGAAATCGATCAGGAACCTATTGGCAGAACTCCGAGGTCCAACCCGGCTACATATACCGGTGTTTTTACAGAGATCCGGAACTTATTCACGGGATTGCCTGACGCCAAAATCAGGGGTTACAAAGCGGGAAGATTTTCTTTCAATGTCAAAGGGGGACGTTGTGAAACCTGCGAAGGTGCCGGTATGAAAGTCATCGAGATGAATTTTCTTCCGGATGTCCATATTCATTGTGAAACCTGCAACGGGAAACGATACAACCGGGAAACGCTGGAAATTTTATACAAGGGAAAATCTATTGGAGAAGTCCTGGAAATGACTGTTGAGGATGCTGCTGTTTTCTTTGAAAATGTTCCCAAGATTTACAGGAAATTAAAAACGCTGGTAGATGTTGGATTGAGTTACATCACCCTCGGACAGCAGGCTACTACTTTGTCTGGAGGCGAGGCGCAACGCGTAAAACTTGCGGAAGAACTTTCTAAAAAAGATACGGGCAATACACTTTACATCCTCGACGAACCCACCACCGGATTACATTTCGAAGACATCCGGCAATTGAT contains the following coding sequences:
- the uvrA gene encoding excinuclease ABC subunit UvrA — its product is MEFIDQYPELEWITITGAAEHNLKQVSCKIPRNELVVITGISGSGKSSLAFDTLYAEGQRRYMETFSHYARQFLGNIERPEVERIEGLSPVISIEQKTTGWNPRSTVGTITEIYDLFRLLFARAADAYSHASGEKMVRYTEEQMLELIQDQFKMQTVSILAPVVRSRKGHYRELFDQIRKQGFSKVRIDGVLTELSPGMQVDRFKIHDIEVLIDRLQINPLKSERLQYSVQTALKIGQDVLFILLPEEQKIFPYSKRLMDAVSGISYDEPSPNTFSFNSPYGACPECKGLGSVFEIDLKQVIPDDEKTIAEGGIVPLGEQRENYLFRQLRQIADRHKFTFSTAVRKIPKKAMDTILYGGDDSYPNPNPNGWYEDSFHLASEGLVNMLKRWYRETSSEKIRRFAEDFMIVTDCPECKGSRLKNESLFFKIADMNISQLAQMDISDLHQWLEGLESRLSDRQKVIGKDILKEIRARVGFLLYVGLDYLSLNRTAVSLSGGESQRTRLATQIGSQLTGITYILDEPSIGLHPRDNRRLIQSLRELTDIGNTVIVVEHDKEIMQASDYIIDLGPGAGVHGGHIVAEGKPDAFIQLHSITAEYLAGSRNIELPGKRRKGNGKQLVLRGARGNNLKNLSIKFPLGTFMCITGVSGSGKSSLINETLYPILREHFYNSLQRPLPYESIEGLEHLDKVIEIDQEPIGRTPRSNPATYTGVFTEIRNLFTGLPDAKIRGYKAGRFSFNVKGGRCETCEGAGMKVIEMNFLPDVHIHCETCNGKRYNRETLEILYKGKSIGEVLEMTVEDAAVFFENVPKIYRKLKTLVDVGLSYITLGQQATTLSGGEAQRVKLAEELSKKDTGNTLYILDEPTTGLHFEDIRQLIEVLQKLVERGNTVMVIEHNLDVIKVADVVLDLGPEGGKHGGHIVAYGTPEQLTTVSESHTGQYLKAELGL